Proteins encoded in a region of the Anopheles aquasalis chromosome 2, idAnoAquaMG_Q_19, whole genome shotgun sequence genome:
- the LOC126570040 gene encoding lipid storage droplets surface-binding protein 2-like: MSLKVQTNNGQHTTAEPSVALPSGNVHLETIDRMMELPVVDATWQQTQMVYGRVKDSNRVLTWAFGMAENVVCQAATISAPLVQRLDRPLHFVDQTLVHVLDRLEVNAPILKEQPADIYQQARTRVLETVKPHIDRVCELRSASKQRVTSLKDLSWRKANDVLATQYGCLAVNGIDTTASVAERLLDYYFPKTDEDSEDTNSPVGAKEDPVLHTVQTVGRLSNKVACRVYHTVSQRVKSLGLQNVRDYVATLIAVLRLTQYLNFVNEKHSMVKADTSVKCDAAVATPASSSSSASPKTVASPKKAAAPKTAVVTTIPKQQQQQQQQKQQKQQ; encoded by the exons ATGTCTTTAAAAGTACAAACGAACAATGGTCAGCATACTACTGCCGAGCCATCGGTAGCGCTGCCCAGCGGCAACGTGCATCtcgagacgatcgatcgaatgatggAGTTACCGGTGGTTGACGCCACCTGGCAGCAGACCCAGATGGTATACGGACGGGTAAAAG ATTCGAACCGGGTACTGACATGGGCGTTCGGAATGGCGGAGAACGTGGTGTGCCAGGCGGCAACCATCTCGGCACCGCTTGTCCAGCGCCTCGACCGTCCGCTGCACTTTGTCGATCAGACGCTGGTGCACGTGCTCGATCGGCTGGAGGTGAATGCGCCGATCCTGAAGGAGCAACCGGCCGACATTTACCAGCAGGCCCGGACGCGTGTCCTCGAGACAGTGAAGCCGCACATCGATCGGGTGTGCGAGCTGCGGTCCGCCTCGAAGCAGCGCGTTACCTCGCTGAAGGATCTGTCGTGGCGGAAGGCCAACGATGTGCTGGCCACCCAGTACGGGTGCCTAGCCGTCAACGGCATCGACACGACGGCTTCCGTTGCTGAGCGGCTCCTCGATTACTACTTCCCCAAGACGGATGAAGACTCGGAGGACACTAACT CACCTGTGGGCGCCAAGGAGGATCCGGTACTGCACACGGTCCAGACGGTTGGCCGGCTATCGAACAAGGTGGCCTGCCGCGTCTATCATACCGTGTCGCAGCGCGTTAAATCTTTGGGTTTGCAGAATGTACGGGACTACGTCGCCACGCTTATCGCTGTTCTGCGCCTCACGCAGTACCTTAACTTTGTCAACGAGAAGCACTCGATGGTGAAGGCGGACACCTCTGTCAAATGTGACGCGGCTGTTGCAACCCctgcctcctcttcctcctctgccTCTCCGAAAACGGTTGCCTCACCGAAAAAGGCTGCCGCACCGAAAACGGCGgtcgtcaccaccatccccaagcagcagcagcaacagcagcaacagaagcaacaaaagcaacagtAA